The sequence CGACCGGGTCGAAGCGCAGCGGCACCGGCCAGCCGGCCGGGTCGGCGTACGAGGCGGCGACGGCGAGCAGGTCGGTGTGCGGGTCGGTCATGGCGGTCTCCCGTGGTGATGCGTCCGGCCACCACTATAGGAGGCAAAGCCTATAGGTTTAGTAGGTAATACCGGATGCTGGGACGGGGACCGGATCCACCGGGGATCAGCGCGAGACCGGCGGGTCCACCCGGTAGCCCGGCACCGAGGGCCAACGCACGGTCAGCACCACCGACGCCTGCTCGGCGTACCAGCAGTGGTCCACCCCGCGGCCCCACACCACGTAGTCGCCCGGCGTGCCCAGCACCACCGTCCGGTCCGGGAACTCCACCCGGAACCGGCCGCTGACCAGAACCAGCAGCGCGATCCGCCGCTCCCGGGTGGCCCACCGCGAGCGGGCCTCCCCCGGCGGGTGCACGCCCCACTTCACCTCGACCTCGGCGCTGTGCCGGGGATCGCCGGCGGGCATGAAGTGCCCGAGCAGCCAACCGGCGTTGGTGGCACCCTCCACACCCGCGTTGCCGACGTACACGTCGTCCATGGCCCTCCCGTCGTGGGCAGGCAAGCTACCAGTCCGCCGGGCGCGGCGGCCGACTAGCCTGGACGGGTGACCGACGACCTGGACGCCGAGACGCTGGCCTTCGCCCATCGGATGTTCGACCTGGCCCGCGCCGGTCAGACCGAGGAGCTCAGCGGCCACGTCGAGGCCGGCCCGCCGGTGAACATGACCAACGACAGGGGCGACACCCTGCTCATCCTCGCCGCCTACCACGCCCACCCGGCGACGGTGGCGGCCCTGCTCACCTCCCGCTGAGGCGACACCATGGACGATCCCGTACCGGAGCGGATGCGCACGGCGGCCGGCGCGCTGCTGGCCACGCTCGACGAGCCGGCCCGCGCCGCCGCCGGGCACGCCTTCGACGACGAGGGCCGGCGGTGGCTGGAGTACCGGCCCCGGCCCCGCCCGGGGGTGTGCCTGGCCGACCTGGACCGCGCCGGGCGCAAGGCGGCGCACCGGCTGCTGGCCACCGCGCTGAGCCCACCCGCGTACGCCCAGGCGATGACGGTGGTGGCGCTGGAGGAGGTGCTGGACCGGGCCGAGGAGTGGCGGCGCGGCCGGCACAGCGGCGACTACTGGGTGGCGCTCTACGGCGACCCGGCCCGCGACGACCGCTGGGCGTGGCGGTTCGAGGGGCACCACCTGTCGGTGAGCATGACGGTGGTCGACGACGAGGTCTCTCCCGCCCCGCTCTTCCTCGGCGCCAACCCGGCCACCGTCCGGCACGCCGGACGGCCCGTCTCCCGCCCGCTCGGCATCGAGGAGGACCTCGGCCGGGAGTTGCTGGAAGCGATCGGGCCGGCCGGGCGGGCCGCCGCGATCATCGCCGACGAGGCCCCGGCGGACATCGTGAGCGCCACCCGACCGGCGGTCGACGGGCCACTCACCCCGCTGGGCGTGCCCGGCGACCGGCTCGGCGTCACCGGCCGCGCCCTGCTCGACCAGCTGGTGGCGCTCTACCTGGACCGGCTCCCCGGCGAGCTGGCGGTCCGCGAGGCGGACCGGCTCGCCGGCGGCGAGCTGCACTTCGCCTGGGCCGGGTCGACCCGGCCGGGTGGGCGGCACTACTACCGGGTGCAGGGTGACGACCTGTTGATCGAGTACGACAACACCACCGAGGACGGCAACCACGC comes from Micromonospora purpureochromogenes and encodes:
- a CDS encoding cupin domain-containing protein produces the protein MDDVYVGNAGVEGATNAGWLLGHFMPAGDPRHSAEVEVKWGVHPPGEARSRWATRERRIALLVLVSGRFRVEFPDRTVVLGTPGDYVVWGRGVDHCWYAEQASVVLTVRWPSVPGYRVDPPVSR
- a CDS encoding ankyrin repeat domain-containing protein — protein: MTDDLDAETLAFAHRMFDLARAGQTEELSGHVEAGPPVNMTNDRGDTLLILAAYHAHPATVAALLTSR
- a CDS encoding DUF3500 domain-containing protein, with product MDDPVPERMRTAAGALLATLDEPARAAAGHAFDDEGRRWLEYRPRPRPGVCLADLDRAGRKAAHRLLATALSPPAYAQAMTVVALEEVLDRAEEWRRGRHSGDYWVALYGDPARDDRWAWRFEGHHLSVSMTVVDDEVSPAPLFLGANPATVRHAGRPVSRPLGIEEDLGRELLEAIGPAGRAAAIIADEAPADIVSATRPAVDGPLTPLGVPGDRLGVTGRALLDQLVALYLDRLPGELAVREADRLAGGELHFAWAGSTRPGGRHYYRVQGDDLLIEYDNTTEDGNHAHTVLRRPAGDFGADVLAAHHARAH